TGACTCAGGTTTGACCCCAATAAATGTACAAGGTGCATTGATGTCTAACTTCCTTTTCATCGTCCCATGTCAGACTTTTCTGCGGAGATCTGAAGGTGCAGTTCCATGGCAGCATGTAAAAGATCTGTGATAAAAAACCTCTGTCGGGAACCTCCAGTGATTGGTCGATCACTACTTGAAATGATTGACAGGTCACGTGGTTACGAAGCTAATTAGCTTATGGGTAATCAACTGATTGAAGGGGTAGAAGTATTAGAACCGTCAAGCTGTATGTACGTCTTTCATAACTGTGTTGTTTTTGATGTCTGTTTATAGCCAATAACAATATATCAAGGAAATCAATCTTCTTCGTTATTTGGACTTAGATGCTTCTTGGGTCAAAGCCTTGGTTACCCGGCCCACATTGGTGCATGTGACTAGGATTTATTGGAGTTTAGACTTAGATGCTTCTTGGGTCAAAGCCTTGGTTACCCAGCCCACATTGGTGCATGTGACTAGGATTTATTGGAGTTTAAACGGAAAACAGGACATTTTTTGTTGAAGCCCGGTTGTTTCTTTCTTCAACATGCCCGAGGACACAGTGACTGTAACTGTACCAAACCCTAAACGGTCAAGGGCTGGTTATCGCCAGTCAGCGGAAAAACTTCTCAAGGACGGCGACGCTATTTTGGTCGAATCGGATATTCAACAGGACACACTCGATACGCTTAGTGGTATCATTGCCCTTCTAGAGGAAAAGCTGCCGATGCTCCGTGATTTGGATAATGTCATTCTCAATGCAATCGAAAAGGATTGCAAAATAATTCACGGATGCTGACGAGATTCTCTCAAGGTATCGTACCAAAAAACACGTCTTTGCAAGATTTCTCAAGCGAAATGAGAAATCAGACTCTAACTCTCGTGTGGAACCGGAGCGCACACCCTCTAAGAGGAAAGTCAACTTGCCAAAGTTGGATCTCCCCAGATTCTCCGGAAACATTCTCGAGTGGAAGTCGTTCTCGGATACGTTCGCAGCAGCCATCCATGACGATACTCAGCTTCCAAATGTACAGAAATTCCAGTACCTGAGGGGCCAGTTGGACGGTGAGGCCAAAGAAGTAATTGCGGGTCTAGCCCTGACAAATGAAAATTATGCCGTCGCTATGACCCTCCTCAAGGAACGCTACGGACAACAGCATAAGATTGTTCATGAACATATGCGTGCTCTGTGGTCAATGGGACCGCCTGCGGATGATGTTGTGTCTTTACGCTCGTTTTACGATCAACTAGAAAGTAACGTCAGAGGCCTAGAAGGGCTAGGCAAACCACAAGAGTCGTATGAGGCTTTACTCGTCCCCCTCATACTCGACAAGCTGCCGAGTCGAATTCGAATCACCATTACGAGGGATCATGGAGACAAGGAGTGGAGATTACCTCTACGGGAAGCCATTCTTCAGGAAATAAAGGCCGCCGAAGCTGGATCATTCTCAAATTTGAGTGGATTATCCGGTGTTTACTCATCAAGCAGTCCCGCCGCCTCTTCTGTGCCTACCGCCGCGTTCATCGCCGTGAAATCAAAACCCCAAAGTGAAAATGTGTGCGAAAGTGATTCCCCCGCTATTAAGCGGTGTTCGTTTTGCAAGCGCAGTGCCCATCCGTCGAGTGAGTGCACGATAGTCAGCGATGTTGAAAAACGTATGGAGATTGTGCGTAAGGATCGACTGTGCTACAACTGTCTGGGTAAGCATAAAGTTGTCTATTGCAAATCGAAATTTCGCTGTTATAAATGCAAGGAGCGCCATCATACCGCACTATGTAATCCCACTAAGAATTATGTTAACCCCGCACCGGACTCTGAAACTACACATGCAAAGTTGGCATTTGGCAAACATGCTACCCCGGAAGGCCCGGTAATACTGAAAACTGCCAAGACAATTATTGCTGTCAATGCATCACGCAAGATTGATGTGAACATCCTTATCGACGAGGGAGCACAACGCTCATTTTTCACGGAAAAAACCGCGAACTTTCTACAACTAGAAAAATTAGGAACCGAACGCATCAATATAGCGTCCTTTGGAGACGGCGCCAAGGGAGTTCGCGCAATGGAAAGTGCAAACCTTACGTTAGAAACAAAGGATGGAAATCGCTTGGACATGAGAGTGCTGGTAGTGCCGAAAATATCAACGCCGCTTAATACACACGTTACATCTTCGGTTTTGAACCTACCCCACCTTAAAGACCTGAAGCTCGCTCAGTCCACCGATGATGCCGTCATATCCCTTGATGTTCTTATTGGTGCTGACTATTACTGGAGTGTAATCGGTGACGACGTCGTGAGAGGCAAAGGACCGACGGCGGTCTCGTCGGTTTTTGGATACGTTCTTTCAGGGCCAACCCACGAGGGACCATCAGCCAAAACTCGCACTGCTGTGATGAACATTGTTACTGACATCTCTCTGGAAGAAAAGGTCATGTCCAATTACTGGGATCTGGAGAGCATCGGGATCAAAGATGATTGTAGCGTTCATCCTACCCTCCGAGACGCATTCGAAAGCTACCGAGACAACAAGATCAGGTGAAATGAGGATACAGGACAGTACATTGCCAGTCTTCCATGGGCAGAGGACCACCCCCCTCTACAAACCAATTTCGCAGTGACCAAAGCAAGAACACGATCTATGGTAAGGAAATTGACGCCGGAATTACGCTCAGTGTACCATAAGATAATTCGAGAACAATTAGATTGCAACTTCGTCTCCCTAGTGTCCGATGCTGACCCCAGCTGCGGTTATTATCTCCCGCATCACCCCGTGAAGAAGGACTCAGCGACTACCCCTATTCGGATAGTATACGACTGTAGTTGCAGCCAGGGAATGGGGAAATCCGTGCTTGAATGATTGCTTGGAGCCACCAGGGCCACCACTTTTAAATGATCTCAGTGACATTCTCCTTCGATTCCGTGTTAACAATGTCGGCCTCTCCAGTGACATTGAGAAGGCATTCTTACATGTACAGCTCGATGAAAGGGATAGAGAATTCACCAAGTTCCTATGGCTTTCGGACCCCGCCGACCCCGAGAGTGACTTTCAAACTTATCACTTCAATCTAGTGCTCTTCGGCGCCGTTTGCTCTCCATTCATTCTCAATGCTGTTGTGAAAACCCACTTGGAACAGGACGGATCCTCTCAAGCAGAAGACATGAGACGGAACGTCAATATATCGCAGGATTAGAGCCCACGGATAAATGCGACATTCATACTTTCAGTGATGCCAGCCCCCATGCATACGGCGCCTCTGTGTATATCACTTGCGACGGGAAAACCTCTCTTGTCATGGCAAAAACACGCGTAAGACCGCTGAAGGATATCACGCTACCGCGCATGGAGCTCATGGGAGCCCTCATAGCAACAAGGCTCACAAAACATATTCTCAACGCGCTATCAAACTCTGTGCAGATCAACAACTCTACTCTTTGGACAGATAGTCAGATTGTCCTACACTGGATCAAAGGGAACAAGAAGCTGCCGCTCTTTGTCCAGAACCGTGTTGTGGAAATCAGAACTTTCCAAGGCAAAGTCCAGTATTGTCCGACTCAAGATAACCCCGCTGATCTATTGACTGGAGGGATTACCACTAATTCCCTAATACACTCAAAGCTGTGGTGGAATGGGCCCGTCTGGCTTGTTCACGGCGACTGGCCAATTAGCGAACTCTCTGACGCCTCAGTATTGTTACAGTTGGATAAGGAATTACCATAACAAAACAATGACGCAGGAAAGGAAGGGGTTAATCAACCGGGAACCGGACTTGATTGTATAATCCATATGAAGGATTATCACTCGCTCAAAACACTTCTGCGCGTTACCGCCATGGTCCAGAAAGCTGTGAAAGAATTCAAGGGAGAACGGCCGGATATTGACATCGACGCCAATGCGATGAATGAGGCCGAACTGTTATGGATAAAGACTGTACAAACCAGAGAATTTAAGCAGGAAATCCACGCCTTAAACAAACCCTCCGCCAAACGGGCTCCACTGGTACAACAACTTCAATTATTCCTTGACGCTGGGAGCTACTTACGACTCAACGGTAGATTAAACAACGCGCCAATCAGAGAAGAAACGAAATTCCCACTTCTACTCCCGAGAAAACACCACTTCACGGACCTCATGGTACGACACGCCCACTGGACGTGTCTTCATACAGGGACACAAGGAACTGTTACCCATCCCAGACAACGATACTGGATTCCGCGAATTCGCGAAGTCGTGTTCTCGATCGTCCGCAAATGTGTCGCCTGCAAGCGTGTTACCGGTAAACCATACAAGAAACCTGTATCACCCCCACTACAAGCGTTCAGACTACAAGAAGCAAATCCATTTCAGGTTTGTGGATGCAACTTTACAGGCGCCCTCTATGTCCTACTGAAAGGGAAGAGCGATGAAATCAAAGTCTATGTGTGTTTGTTTACTTGCGCAGTGACTCGAGCAATCCACCTCGAACTCGTACCCGATATGACAACGGCATCTTTTCTGAACGCGTTTCGAAGATTTACTGCCCGTCGTTCCGTACCTTCTCAGATGATATCAGATAACGCAACCACATTCGAATCTGCCGCATCAgagttgaaaaaattaaaggatTCGCTTGAAGTCAAGACATACATGGCTAACCACCGCATTACCTGGACATTCAATCCCAAGAGAGCTCCTGGTGGGGAGGCTTCTTTGAGCGCGCAATCGGACTTGCGAAGACAACAATTAAAAAGGTGTTAGGCCGCGCACGCGTCAACCTGGACGAACTAATGACTCTAATCACACAAGTTGAAGCTGTTCTGAATAACAGACCGCTAACCTACGTTGGTGACTTTGATCCGTTGACTCCGGCGCACCTCGTCCATGGTCGCCTAATGACCACTTTGCCATACTCACGCGTAGATGAAACTGAACTGACTTTGTGATAAACGAAAACGCCATGAGAAAGCGCGTGAAGCACCTCGCTTTTCTATTTCAACACTTCTGGGAAAGGTGGCGAACCGAGTACCTCCCTGCGTTTCGCGAAAGGCACTTAGAGAATTGCGGCAGGAAACTTGAAAACACTGTCAAAGTAGGAGACGTTGTTCTTGTCCACAGTGATGAAAAACGCAGACTGTATTGGGACTTAGCAATCATGGAAGAACTGAACTATGGGAAAGACAATCTGGTCAGATCTGTAATAATAAAGACTAAAAATGGTCGAACTTCGAGGCCAATCGCAAAACTCTACCCACTCGAAATTACGTGTAACACTCCTCCGAAAAAACAGGAGAATGACAATGCAAAACCTGAATCTGAGCAATCGGACAATACGAGAACCTTGTTGCCTCGCTGCGCCGCAACCGAGGCCCGCTCCAAAACCAGAAACTGGAGCCAGAAATTGCTCCAAGCTGAACTGCTCATCTTAGATGTAAAACACTGAACTCCGAGTCACGCACGTAGGAACATGGTATTGATGGTCCATATCGATACATTTTACCAGACTTTTGCGACGTCAACATGAATACATTGTTTTCGGAATTGGTAATTTAGATTCCGAACCTCATTCGATCTTTGGACTAAAACACCCACTACTTTAATCACTTATAATACTCTCAACACAACGCAATGCTTACGATCCTGCTTCCAGCACTGGGTGTGAAAGTTTACTAGTTAGTTATATTGAATGACAATCAGTTTGGGCATGTTTAATTGTTTGTAGTTTGTAGTTTGAGTATACACTCGTTCATAGTTTCTCATATAGATAGCTTTCGTTTCGATTTGTGTAAACAACGTGTATTTCTGAATCTTTAGTGCCCCTGGAGAATGTCGGGAACCTCCAGTGATTGGTCGATCACTACTTGAAATGATTGACAGGTCACGTGGTTACGAAGATAATTAGCTTATGGGTAATCAACTGATTGAAGGGGTAGAAGTATTAGAACCGTCAAGCTGTATGTACATCTTTCATAActgtgttgttttttatgtcTGTTTATAGCCAATACAATATATCAAGGAAATCAATCTTCTTCGTTATTTGGACTTAGATGCTTCTTGGGTCAAAGCCTTGGTTACCCGGCCCACAACCtctctgtgatatttattgATCCTAATCATGTGACAATACTGATTGGGGCAAATGTCAAGGGTGCAATGACACAACTTGAGGTTCCCTAAGGACCTAATCATTTGCCCATGGCTATTCCTACCAAGTTGGGTTGGGCTGTGGTTGGAACCGCGTATGAATCTGATTCCTCCAGTGTTTACGCTTGCAAGTACATGTCATTTTTGCGTTTTGCAACTGCATCGAAACAAATTGAAAACGTGAAAATGAGCATCTCTGATTGTCCGAACAATGTCATATCTCATTCCCAAATGCTACTTCCTAGTTCTCATCCTTCAACAtcgaactattgaccaaactGAACACCTCGCCCTGGTACTGCAGTTTTTGCACAGGcttcaaattttttcatcatgtaCAGCACACACGAAAATGGCAAGGAACTCCTTTCATTCGGTATAGCCACCACTGAAAGTTTTCAAATTGAGTTCTGAAAATCCAGCAAAATCCACCAGGAAATTATGATTTACTGACTAAATCTTTGAACGATAAAAGCAGCTTACTTTGCGATTCCAGCAATTCCTTCATGCTTTCCTTTTGTGAATCCATGAGTTGCTTCACCAACGCCATCACCGCTGGATCTGCAGTTTTCGGTTCCGATTTCACGGGAGGAAAAGGCATAGCCAAGATTTTCTCGATCATATTCGTTATTTCGGAACACACATCCTAGATTGCTCTGTATGCCTTCTGTAATCCCGCTAGGTCGTTTTCCTCTGCTTCTTCGACCAATTCCTTGTATATGTTTTCGTATCATTCCTTATACGTATACAACGCTTCGTTTTTCTTCTCCAATATTCTCAGCGACACCCTCTTTGAGTCGACCCTATCCAAATCATAAAGCCTGTTCACTTGCTCATATATAATGTTCACTTGCTGTTTGATTGCCAGTTTTTCTTTCACTAATTTATCAATTTTGCCGACTTTTGGTTTTGTTCCAAGTTCAACAACTATCCACTATCACTAATACCTATAAAATGGCTAGAGTCAGTTTGTTGAGTGACCACTCAAATATTATTAGTATTAATAGTTCTACCAAGGATCGAGTCAAAACTATCCAAAGGTTCATGCTATCCAAAAGTTTGTTCGTTCACACTACCCACAAAATCAGAAGAAGGCACTCTCCGCAGTATTCGCTCAGACCTGACCGGTTGGAGAGACCATGTTTTGGGCTCGTTTTCTCACTATGGTCACGCTCAACAGTTTTCCCGAAAGTGCGTGACGTCAGGATGTTCTCTCAATTGCAAATGACACCCACGTCAAAATGAGTTTTGAAAGcacttttcaaagaatgaccaatTGGTGCTGtacaccactggaaagattgtgCCCTCTTTCTACATGAACTCATCTCATTTAGCTTGCGCGAGTAAGGGACAGTGTTGAAAGTACGTTTCATTCAGAAATCGGTACAATGATGATAAACACCGGAACGAATGACTTTTTGATATattataaaataataataatgtgcCAGAGTTTTTATTAGGATCAGTTTTAGCAGACAGGAGCTTTGCGTGTATTTGTGCAGCTAGGTCCACAGCATCATGggcgctgccatcttggatcGCTGCGATGGTGAATTATTTCTACAAGATCCCTCGCCATCCTCCCTATCGACGCAAACTAATGTTATTGTACCACATAATCCTAAAATATAACATCTAATGAATATGAAAGCTAAgtagttttgaatattttaaaTAGGTTTTTTGCGATGTTCTTGAGGCCTGTCTTGGATCGTCTTCTTCCCTGGCGGCGATTCTTGGAACTacaactttaaccctttctttcATACAGCACTGATTATACTGTGTTTTTTCAGGGAATTTTGACCAAATATTCCTTAATTATAAAAAACTTTCACTCATTAGCGTTTGTGAGCTTGATTTAGATGATTTTGCTGGCTTTCATAGgataataattatatatatCTTGGTTTTATTTCAGGGGAAGGCATCATACTACGCCTGGGCAATCATGTTTCAGGCCTATGAATGGACAGATCATCCAAATGGTTGACGAATCTAAAAATATACGAGAGTCATGGCGTCTCTACCAAGAACGGGGTGAAGTGCTGCTGCCATACTCAACATTTAATTCCAAAGTCCAGtcagtaacaagaggcccaagggcctggtgctcagctggatgacctaataacataggactaagggtgtaaagtagtaaatatcggctttatactactgtttgaaggtcaagagaacacgttataccactaaaatttccaatgcagagctgccagctggatgaaatatgattgaactaatcagccatggtatgtaaatattacaggaggcaacggaagatatccctaattcagtatgttgtatcggtagctttacagaaaagaagtgtcagagaggatgagacttctccatggacaactgtggtatgtccaggctgggttgtatagcagaaggatacaaaatgctgtctgtaattgagaggtcaaaataaatagaaatgaccagtttgggactaacaccactgtcttttttttttaataaggtagagattacaggagtcaacaaaattaatttcattgagagaaattgacctgtcctgcaggtgattggaatttacaatacaaagggtcgtttttcatgacattgtgctctactgcgtatccctagtgagtcgatcgggaaccaatctatccttggcgcagacaggttcaaattggctatatcttgaatagattgaattgcgatgaaaatctaatgcaataaaggagcaatatcgaagaaacaaattaatcaaaccaattgtccacagactcggaccctgcaatggcgtgatgcatgcgtgcatataaaagtatatcaattggtctgatagGGATGAtaaggcaatgtcaatatgcctcgttccttagtcagcaatatgcccctttttatacggagaagaaggagaacccagataggccttcacatgtcggcttcaaaatggctcgaaccaactgtaatattactactataactttaaaatgcgtgctcctcctacatgtagcaatgtctcagccaaaaaggcacttagtcgacaggcaagctagaagttcagcaccgtgagcagctccttggtaagaccatgtcaggttccgcgcgcctcttcagatacatcaagtattgaaagctgtggtaagcacataaaaagaccatggtcaccttaatttgaaaatcccttcataatcaaggactacctctgactaaaacagcacccataaacaatagaccaccaatttgaccccagctcctaactgcgggaaaacccaagtccagcaaccaaaagtaccaaaaatacatttttgtttacatttgaactgcacacatgtgtttgtttacaatttcatttcccgcgaaatctcgaaaatcaggtgacctgcaagcgtggattgaaaataacattaacctgggttcagcaggtcagcaggtttTTGGTTGCCGACTTTTGGTTTTGTTCCAAGTTCAACAACTATCCACTATCACTAATACCTATAAAATGGCTAGAGTCAGTTTGTTGAGTGACCACTCAAATATTATTAGTATTAATAGTTCTACCAAGGATCGAGTCAAAACTATCCAAAGGTTCATGCTATCCAAAAGTTTGTTCGTTCACACTACCCACAAAATCAGAAGAAGGCACTCTCCGCAGTATTCGCTCAGACCTGACCGGTTGGAGAGACCATGTTTTGGGCTCGTTTTCTCACTATGGTCACGCTCAACAGTTTTCCCGAAAGTGCGTGACGTCAGGATGTTCTCTCAATTGCAAATGACACCCACGTCAAAATGAGTTTTGAAAGcacttttcaaagaatgaccaatTGGTGCTGtacaccactggaaagattgtgCCCTCTTTCTACATGAACTCATCTCATTTAGCTTGCGCGAGTAAGGGACAGTGTTGAAAGTACGTTTCATTCAGAAATCGGTACAATGATGATAAACACCGGAACGAATGACTTTTTGATATattataaaataataataatgtgcCAGAGTTTTTATTAGGATCAGTTTTAGCAGACAGGAGCTTTGCGTGTATTTGTGCAGCTAGGTCCACAGCATCATGggcgctgccatcttggatcGCTGCGATGGTGAATTATTTCTACAAGATCCCTCGCCATCCTCCCTATCTACGCAAACTAATGTTATTGTACCACATAATCCTAAAATATAACATCTAATGAATATGAAAGCTAAgtagttttgaatattttaaaTAGGTTTTTTGCGATGTTCTTGAGGCCTGTCATGGATCGTCTTCTTCCCTGGCGGCGATTCTTGGAA
This is a stretch of genomic DNA from Lineus longissimus chromosome 2, tnLinLong1.2, whole genome shotgun sequence. It encodes these proteins:
- the LOC135499762 gene encoding uncharacterized protein LOC135499762, producing the protein MKDYHSLKTLLRVTAMVQKAVKEFKGERPDIDIDANAMNEAELLWIKTVQTREFKQEIHALNKPSAKRAPLVQQLQLFLDAGSYLRLNGRLNNAPIREETKFPLLLPRKHHFTDLMVRHAHWTCLHTGTQGTVTHPRQRYWIPRIREVVFSIVRKCVACKRVTGKPYKKPVSPPLQAFRLQEANPFQVCGCNFTGALYVLLKGKSDEIKVYVCLFTCAVTRAIHLELVPDMTTASFLNAFRRFTARRSVPSQMISDNATTFESAASELKKLKDSLEVKTYMANHRITWTFNPKRAPGGEASLSAQSDLRRQQLKRC
- the LOC135499753 gene encoding uncharacterized protein LOC135499753; the encoded protein is MPEDTVTVTVPNPKRSRAGYRQSAEKLLKDGDAILVESDIQQDTLDTLSGIIALLEEKLPMLRDLDNRNEKSDSNSRVEPERTPSKRKVNLPKLDLPRFSGNILEWKSFSDTFAAAIHDDTQLPNVQKFQYLRGQLDGEAKEVIAGLALTNENYAVAMTLLKERYGQQHKIVHEHMRALWSMGPPADDVVSLRSFYDQLESNVRGLEGLGKPQESYEALLVPLILDKLPSRIRITITRDHGDKEWRLPLREAILQEIKAAEAGSFSNLSGLSGVYSSSSPAASSVPTAAFIAVKSKPQSENVCESDSPAIKRCSFCKRSAHPSSECTIVSDVEKRMEIVRKDRLCYNCLGKHKVVYCKSKFRCYKCKERHHTALCNPTKNYVNPAPDSETTHAKLAFGKHATPEGPVILKTAKTIIAVNASRKIDVNILIDEGAQRSFFTEKTANFLQLEKLGTERINIASFGDGAKGVRAMESANLTLETKDGNRLDMRVLVVPKISTPLNTHVTSSVLNLPHLKDLKLAQSTDDAVISLDVLIGADYYWSVIGDDVVRGKGPTAVSSVFGYVLSGPTHEGPSAKTRTAVMNIVTDISLEEKVMSNYWDLESIGIKDDCSVHPTLRDAFESYRDNKISDASPHAYGASVYITCDGKTSLVMAKTRVRPLKDITLPRMELMGALIATRLTKHILNALSNSVQINNSTLWTDSQIVLHWIKGNKKLPLFVQNRVVEIRTFQGKVQYCPTQDNPADLLTGGITTNSLIHSKLWWNGPVWLVHGDWPISELSDASVLLQLDKELP